Proteins from a single region of Novosphingobium sp. CECT 9465:
- a CDS encoding DUF2171 domain-containing protein, whose product MEVIGADGTHVGTVDGVDGHRIKLTKRENDAGHEGGTHSGHHHYLPVGLVAGVEGDKVRLSANGDVAWGMLEEK is encoded by the coding sequence ATGGAAGTGATCGGCGCGGACGGCACGCATGTCGGCACGGTCGATGGCGTGGATGGCCACCGCATCAAGCTGACCAAGCGTGAGAACGATGCCGGACATGAGGGTGGAACCCATTCGGGCCACCATCATTACCTGCCTGTCGGGCTGGTTGCCGGTGTCGAAGGCGACAAGGTGCGGCTCTCGGCCAACGGTGATGTGGCCTGGGGCATGCTCGAAGAAAAATAG
- a CDS encoding YifB family Mg chelatase-like AAA ATPase, translating to MVALVSTVAYLGLEARGVEVQCQVAPGMPAFKLVGLPDKAVGESRERVQSALSALGLALPPKRITVNLSPADLPKEGSHYDLPIALALLAAMGVVDLEQIADYVAVGELALDGRVLPSPGVLLAALHASGQDKGLICPAAQGPEARWASGIDVIAAPDLVGLLNHLKGTHRLPAPRQGEAELPRRRADLRQVKGQETAKRALEIAAAGAHNLLMSGPPGAGKSLMASCLPGILPELTAAEALEVSMVASVAGTLEDGRISRARPFRSPHHSASMAALTGGGLKVRPGEVSLAHLGVLFLDELPEFQRAVLDSLRQPLETGEVTVARANAHVTFPARVQLIAAMNPCRCGHLGDLALGCSRAPRCAADYQSKVSGPLLDRIDLHVDVDPVSAADLALPPPAEGSDQVAARVARARAIQTTRLEGTGRRTNAELDADLLDQYATPDEPGRKLLAQAADAMRLSARGYTRMLRVARTIADLAGAETVGRIHIAEALSYRRVAPRA from the coding sequence ATGGTCGCGCTGGTATCGACGGTTGCCTATCTGGGGCTTGAGGCGCGCGGTGTGGAGGTGCAGTGCCAGGTTGCGCCCGGCATGCCCGCGTTCAAGCTGGTGGGCCTGCCCGACAAGGCCGTGGGCGAAAGCCGCGAACGGGTGCAGTCGGCGCTGTCCGCGCTTGGCCTTGCGCTGCCGCCAAAGCGAATCACCGTGAACCTTTCCCCCGCCGATCTGCCCAAGGAAGGATCGCACTACGATCTGCCGATCGCGCTCGCGCTGCTGGCGGCGATGGGCGTGGTCGATCTGGAACAGATTGCCGATTACGTGGCGGTGGGCGAACTGGCTCTGGATGGCCGCGTCCTGCCTTCGCCCGGCGTACTGCTGGCCGCGCTTCACGCCAGCGGACAGGACAAGGGCCTGATCTGCCCTGCCGCGCAAGGGCCGGAGGCGCGCTGGGCGAGCGGGATCGATGTGATCGCCGCGCCCGATCTTGTCGGGTTGCTCAATCACCTCAAGGGAACGCACCGTCTGCCCGCTCCGCGCCAGGGCGAGGCAGAGCTGCCGCGCCGCCGCGCCGATCTGCGCCAGGTGAAAGGACAGGAAACCGCCAAGCGCGCGCTCGAAATCGCCGCAGCGGGCGCGCACAACCTGTTGATGAGCGGGCCTCCGGGCGCAGGAAAATCGCTGATGGCATCGTGCCTGCCGGGCATCCTGCCCGAACTAACTGCGGCAGAGGCGCTGGAAGTGTCGATGGTCGCCTCGGTCGCGGGCACGCTTGAGGATGGCCGGATCAGCCGCGCCCGGCCTTTCCGCAGCCCCCATCACTCCGCCTCGATGGCCGCGCTGACCGGGGGCGGGCTGAAAGTGCGGCCCGGCGAGGTCAGTCTGGCACATCTGGGCGTGCTGTTCCTTGACGAATTGCCCGAATTCCAGCGCGCGGTGCTCGATTCGCTGCGTCAGCCACTGGAAACCGGCGAAGTCACCGTGGCGCGCGCCAATGCCCACGTCACGTTCCCTGCGCGGGTCCAACTGATCGCGGCGATGAATCCGTGTCGCTGCGGCCATCTGGGCGATCTGGCGCTGGGGTGCAGCCGCGCGCCGCGCTGTGCCGCCGATTATCAATCCAAGGTGTCCGGGCCTCTGCTTGACCGGATCGACCTGCACGTGGACGTTGACCCCGTTTCCGCCGCAGACCTTGCCCTGCCGCCGCCCGCCGAAGGGTCCGATCAGGTCGCCGCGCGCGTGGCCCGCGCCCGCGCGATCCAGACCACGCGGCTGGAGGGGACGGGCCGCCGCACCAATGCCGAACTCGACGCCGACCTGCTCGATCAATATGCCACGCCCGACGAGCCGGGCCGCAAGCTTCTGGCCCAAGCTGCCGATGCCATGCGCCTGTCTGCGCGGGGCTATACCCGCATGTTAAGGGTGGCGCGCACCATTGCGGATCTTGCCGGAGCTGAAACCGTGGGCCGCATCCACATCGCCGAAGCGCTCAGCTACAGGCGGGTCGCGCCAAGGGCTTGA
- a CDS encoding efflux RND transporter periplasmic adaptor subunit, with translation MATAPRNLSAFTTFGTLRVPRLTRALGWMIAIALPLIAVFLFLVHWVQTAPGRGEVIALNPEDRVQQVTALVPGRVEKWYVVDGQSVKQGDPIARIIDNDPSLLTSLAAERAQVLAQIAAAEQAMAVARIDVGRSGELLSEGLAARRDYENTQIKVAELGAKLAEARAKLSKVDIALGRQSVQLVRAPRDGRIQALNTAAGATLVSAGDWLATLAPDRAERVVELMVDGRDVALVRRGQPVRLHFEGWPAIQFSGWPSVAQGMFDGRVRSIDPSAQATGLFRVLVEPMPGKPRWPDGNFVRLGSKVRGWIQMETVTIGYELWRQLNDFPLEFPQPVDPGPRKGTAAKALSDKEAAKAKPKAEGYGEDEK, from the coding sequence ATGGCAACTGCACCGCGCAACCTTTCCGCATTCACCACGTTTGGAACCCTGCGCGTACCTCGGCTGACGCGGGCGTTGGGGTGGATGATCGCCATCGCGCTCCCCCTGATCGCGGTGTTCCTGTTCTTGGTTCACTGGGTCCAGACCGCGCCGGGGCGGGGCGAGGTGATCGCGCTCAACCCTGAAGACCGGGTGCAACAGGTGACCGCGCTGGTGCCGGGACGGGTCGAGAAGTGGTACGTCGTTGACGGACAATCGGTGAAGCAGGGCGATCCGATTGCCCGGATCATCGACAATGATCCCTCGCTCCTGACCAGTCTGGCTGCCGAACGCGCGCAAGTGCTCGCCCAGATTGCCGCCGCCGAACAGGCGATGGCGGTGGCGCGGATCGATGTGGGGCGTTCGGGTGAATTGCTTTCGGAAGGCCTTGCCGCGCGGCGCGATTACGAAAACACGCAGATCAAGGTGGCTGAACTTGGTGCCAAGCTGGCCGAAGCCCGCGCCAAGCTGAGTAAGGTCGATATCGCGCTGGGCCGCCAGTCGGTGCAACTGGTGCGCGCCCCGCGGGACGGGCGCATCCAGGCACTCAACACTGCCGCCGGGGCCACGCTGGTCAGTGCAGGCGACTGGCTGGCAACGCTTGCCCCCGACCGCGCCGAACGCGTGGTCGAGTTGATGGTCGATGGCCGCGACGTGGCTCTGGTGCGGCGCGGACAGCCGGTGCGGCTGCACTTCGAAGGCTGGCCTGCCATCCAGTTCAGCGGCTGGCCTTCGGTGGCGCAGGGAATGTTCGATGGACGGGTGCGCTCGATAGATCCGTCCGCGCAGGCAACCGGCCTGTTCCGTGTGCTGGTGGAACCGATGCCCGGCAAACCGCGCTGGCCGGACGGCAACTTCGTTCGACTGGGATCGAAAGTGCGCGGCTGGATTCAGATGGAAACCGTGACCATCGGCTACGAACTGTGGCGCCAGCTCAACGACTTTCCGCTGGAATTTCCGCAGCCGGTCGATCCCGGTCCGCGCAAGGGCACTGCCGCCAAGGCGCTGTCCGACAAGGAGGCCGCCAAGGCCAAGCCTAAGGCGGAAGGCTATGGCGAGGACGAGAAATGA
- a CDS encoding TolC family protein has protein sequence MIRRLIVAAAFVFALPAYAAELTLDDVLRSSATHAPQILEAMARQRQADARALSAQGQFDLVFDADAQSRALGFYDGTFADVKASRPLQNNGGSIYTGYRLSSGAFPSYDGKSVTNQLGEVRVGAVFSLLRDRVIDERRGRRELAETDIDLAALDRDMIAIGVQRRAIEAYQQWVAAGLRVATLRELFDLAQQRQSSIERQIDLGARPAILGVENRQNIVRRKALLVRAEQDLTLFANALSLFLRDDLGRPVVPDAARLPRAMPEGVSPRLVDRTEAMSGRPDIRALMARIDQNGIRARLAENELRPRLDLRAEASKDIGAGSPVRTPAEALLGLRFTLPLEQRAARGRIAEVAAEQDALTLRLRLLEEQVGVEIANLRTQMDGAERLAALATDEAALARRMAEAERRRYALGASDFLVVNLREEALADATIREIDAIYRSAAARAELVAAMADRDQLRL, from the coding sequence ATGATCCGCCGCCTGATCGTGGCTGCTGCGTTTGTGTTCGCCCTGCCGGCCTATGCGGCGGAACTGACGCTGGATGACGTCCTGCGGTCGTCCGCCACGCATGCGCCGCAGATCCTTGAGGCGATGGCGCGGCAGAGGCAGGCCGATGCGCGGGCGTTGTCGGCGCAGGGGCAGTTCGATCTGGTGTTCGATGCCGATGCGCAAAGCCGCGCGCTGGGGTTTTACGACGGCACGTTCGCCGATGTGAAGGCCAGCCGCCCGTTGCAGAACAATGGCGGCAGCATCTACACCGGCTATCGCCTGTCGAGCGGCGCGTTCCCGTCCTACGATGGCAAGTCTGTCACCAACCAGCTTGGCGAGGTGCGTGTCGGCGCGGTCTTCTCGCTGCTGCGCGACCGCGTGATTGATGAGCGGCGCGGTCGGCGCGAACTGGCCGAGACCGACATCGACCTTGCCGCGCTGGATCGCGACATGATCGCCATCGGCGTCCAGCGCCGGGCAATAGAAGCCTACCAGCAATGGGTTGCGGCGGGTCTGCGCGTCGCCACCTTGCGCGAACTGTTCGACCTTGCGCAGCAGCGCCAGTCGTCGATCGAACGGCAGATAGACCTTGGCGCGCGGCCCGCCATCCTGGGTGTCGAGAACCGCCAGAACATCGTGCGGCGCAAGGCGCTGCTGGTGCGGGCCGAACAGGACCTGACGCTGTTCGCCAACGCGCTTTCGCTGTTCCTGCGTGACGATCTGGGCCGTCCGGTCGTGCCCGATGCCGCGCGTCTGCCCAGGGCCATGCCCGAAGGCGTCAGCCCCCGGCTGGTGGATCGAACGGAGGCCATGTCCGGGCGGCCCGATATCCGCGCGCTCATGGCGCGGATCGATCAGAACGGCATCCGCGCACGGCTGGCCGAAAACGAACTGCGCCCCCGGCTGGATCTGCGCGCGGAGGCATCCAAGGACATTGGGGCCGGTTCGCCCGTCCGCACCCCTGCCGAAGCGCTGCTTGGCCTGCGCTTCACGCTTCCGCTGGAACAGCGCGCGGCGCGGGGGCGCATCGCCGAAGTCGCCGCCGAACAGGATGCGCTAACGCTGCGCCTGCGTTTGCTGGAAGAGCAGGTCGGCGTGGAAATCGCCAACTTGCGCACACAGATGGACGGAGCCGAGCGCCTCGCCGCGCTGGCGACGGACGAAGCCGCGCTGGCGCGTCGCATGGCCGAGGCAGAGCGCCGCCGCTATGCGCTGGGCGCGAGCGACTTCCTTGTCGTCAACTTGCGCGAAGAAGCGCTGGCCGATGCCACGATCCGCGAAATCGATGCGATCTATCGAAGTGCTGCCGCCCGTGCGGAACTCGTCGCCGCCATGGCCGATCGGGATCAGTTGCGCCTGTAG
- a CDS encoding ribonucleoside-diphosphate reductase subunit alpha gives MDFRTGDGSVAAQDELALAEGSSASAPAEAAKAMDMNTKDAGSEALVAGMAATVAAAAVAAAQPESDSKKVNPRRFTIVTDDSRDALLTDFGKDTLDDRYLLPGEKYQDLFARVADAYADDQDHAQRLYDYISKLWFMPATPVLSNGGTGRGLPISCYLNSVDDSLEGIVATWNENVWLASRGGGIGTYWGKVRGIGESVGLNGKTSGIIPFVRVMDSLTLAISQGSLRRGSAACYLDVSHPEIEEFLEIRKPSGDFNRKALNLHHGVLLTDDFMEAVRDGREHHLRSPKDGSIRATVDARSLFQKLVETRLATGEPYIVFSDTVNRMMPKHHRDLGLKVSTSNLCSEITLPTGRDHLGNDRTAVCCLSSLNLETWDEWNADKLFIEDVLRFLDNVLQDYIDRAPSVMDRAKYSAMRERSVGMGVMGFHSFLQMKGIGFESAMAKAWNLKMFRHIAAKADEASLMLAQERGPCPDAADMGVMQRFSCKMAIAPTASISIICGGTSACIEPIPANIYTHKTLSGSFVVKNPYLQKLLAEKSKDSNNVWNSILENGGSIQHLDFLSPEEKAVYKTSFEIDQRWLLEFAADRTPYIDQAQSLNLYIPADVDKWDLMMLHFQAWERGIKSLYYLRSKSVQRAGFAGGVEADNTATAPRIELAAAETDYEECLACQ, from the coding sequence GTGGATTTCAGAACTGGAGACGGCTCGGTGGCTGCACAGGACGAACTTGCCCTTGCTGAGGGCAGCAGCGCTTCGGCACCTGCCGAAGCAGCAAAGGCGATGGACATGAACACCAAGGACGCAGGCAGCGAGGCGCTGGTCGCAGGCATGGCCGCCACGGTCGCGGCGGCGGCGGTTGCAGCAGCGCAGCCCGAAAGCGATTCCAAGAAGGTCAATCCGCGCCGCTTCACCATCGTTACCGATGACAGCCGCGATGCGCTCCTCACCGATTTCGGCAAGGATACGCTGGACGACCGCTACCTGCTGCCCGGTGAGAAGTATCAGGACCTGTTCGCGCGCGTGGCCGATGCCTATGCCGACGATCAGGATCACGCCCAGCGCCTCTATGACTACATCTCGAAGCTGTGGTTCATGCCGGCAACGCCCGTGCTCTCGAACGGCGGCACCGGGCGCGGGTTGCCGATCTCGTGCTATCTCAATTCGGTCGATGACAGCCTTGAGGGCATCGTCGCCACCTGGAACGAGAACGTCTGGCTCGCCTCGCGCGGCGGCGGCATCGGCACGTACTGGGGCAAGGTGCGCGGCATTGGCGAGAGCGTGGGCCTGAACGGCAAGACCAGCGGGATCATCCCGTTCGTGCGCGTGATGGATTCGCTCACGCTTGCGATTTCGCAAGGCTCGCTGCGCCGTGGTTCGGCGGCATGCTATCTCGATGTCAGCCACCCGGAAATCGAGGAATTCCTCGAAATTCGCAAGCCATCGGGGGATTTCAACCGCAAGGCGCTGAACCTGCACCATGGCGTGTTGCTGACCGATGATTTCATGGAAGCCGTGCGCGATGGGCGCGAACACCACTTGCGCAGCCCCAAGGACGGTTCGATCCGCGCCACGGTCGATGCGCGCTCGCTGTTCCAGAAGCTGGTCGAAACCCGCCTGGCCACGGGCGAACCCTACATCGTGTTTTCCGATACCGTGAACCGGATGATGCCCAAGCATCACCGCGATCTGGGGCTGAAGGTCTCGACATCGAACCTGTGTTCGGAAATCACCCTGCCCACGGGCCGCGATCACCTCGGAAACGATCGCACGGCGGTATGCTGCCTGTCGTCGCTCAACCTTGAAACCTGGGACGAATGGAACGCCGACAAGCTGTTCATCGAAGACGTGCTGCGCTTCCTCGATAACGTGCTGCAGGATTACATCGACCGCGCGCCCAGCGTGATGGACCGCGCCAAATATTCCGCGATGCGCGAACGCTCGGTCGGCATGGGCGTGATGGGCTTCCATTCGTTCCTGCAGATGAAGGGCATCGGCTTCGAATCGGCCATGGCCAAGGCGTGGAACCTCAAGATGTTCCGCCACATCGCGGCCAAGGCGGACGAGGCTTCGCTGATGCTGGCGCAGGAACGCGGGCCGTGCCCCGATGCCGCCGACATGGGCGTGATGCAGCGCTTTTCATGCAAGATGGCGATTGCGCCCACCGCGTCGATCTCGATCATCTGCGGCGGTACGTCGGCCTGTATCGAACCGATCCCGGCCAACATCTACACGCACAAGACGCTGTCCGGCTCGTTCGTGGTCAAGAACCCGTACCTGCAGAAACTGCTGGCCGAAAAGAGCAAGGATTCCAACAACGTATGGAACTCGATCCTTGAAAACGGCGGATCGATCCAGCACCTTGATTTCCTCTCGCCAGAGGAAAAGGCGGTCTACAAGACCAGCTTCGAGATCGACCAGCGCTGGCTGCTCGAATTCGCGGCGGACCGTACACCCTATATCGATCAGGCACAGTCGCTGAACCTCTATATCCCGGCAGACGTGGACAAGTGGGACCTGATGATGCTGCACTTCCAGGCATGGGAACGCGGCATCAAGAGCCTCTATTACCTGCGCTCGAAATCGGTCCAGCGAGCAGGGTTTGCCGGCGGGGTGGAGGCGGACAATACCGCCACCGCGCCGCGGATCGAGCTTGCCGCTGCCGAAACCGATTACGAGGAATGCCTCGCCTGCCAGTAA
- the polA gene encoding DNA polymerase I, whose amino-acid sequence MDEKQHLYLVDGSAYIFRAYHRLPPLTNPVGVPVGAVYGYTTMLWKLAEDLHKADGPTHLAVILDKAGTSFRNDLYDQYKANRPPAPEDLVPQFPLIRDATRAFSLACIEEEAVEADDIIASYARAATLRGWDVTIVSSDKDLMQLVGKCAEGGGCIDMLDTMKNLRIDVAEVVEKFGVEPERVGDVLALMGDSVDNVPGIRGIGPKTATKLIQEHGDLEAVLAAAPTMKAGKLRESLIEQADMARLSRVLVQLKEDCPLPVPIEDFKLEVIPRDPLAAFLTEHGFTSLLRRLDGGQGSPGPKTQLNPAKPDNVAAPATVAGAARPLPAWPAVDRESYACIQSIGELEQWIARAFEARVVAVDTETSALDAMRADLVGVSLALGPNQACYIPLGHGGTDMFAEKPLQVDKAAALALLKPLLESDAVLKVGQNIKYDINILARHGIAVAPIDDTMVMSFCLDAGRGEVGVAGHGMDELSERHLGHATMTFKELCGSGKKAISFAEVPLADATRYAAEDADVTWRLHRLFAPRLAEEGGTRVYQRVDRPLVPVVAMMERNGIKVDRERLAGLSAEFATQIARLEGVIHEAAGMAFTIGSPKQLGEVLFDKLGYKGGKKGKTGQYSTDQSVLEGLAGQGAEVATLVLEWRQLSKLKSTYTDALQAAINPDTGRVHTSYSLVGAQTGRLSSNDPNLQNIPIRTEIGRQIRDAFVAEPGNVLLAADYSQIELRLAAHMADVPALKEAFAAGEDIHSRTAMEMFGHVDRDTRGRAKTINFAILYGISRWGLGGRLGVSADEAQAMIDRYFERFPGIQRYIHDTLESVRELGYSETLFGRKTWFPRIGSKNQAERQGSERAAINAPIQGTSADIIKRAMARMMPALDEAGLGHVKMLLQVHDELVFEMPESDVAAARPVIERVMATAAEPSVKLTVPLGVEIGTGLSWGAAH is encoded by the coding sequence ATGGACGAAAAGCAGCATCTTTATCTGGTCGACGGGTCGGCCTACATCTTCCGCGCCTATCACCGCCTGCCCCCGCTGACGAACCCCGTCGGCGTACCGGTGGGGGCGGTTTACGGCTACACGACAATGTTGTGGAAACTGGCCGAAGACCTGCACAAAGCCGATGGTCCCACGCATCTGGCGGTCATTCTCGACAAGGCGGGCACATCGTTCCGCAATGATCTTTACGATCAATACAAGGCCAACCGCCCGCCCGCGCCAGAAGATCTGGTGCCGCAGTTTCCGCTGATCCGCGATGCCACCCGCGCCTTCAGCCTTGCCTGCATCGAGGAAGAAGCGGTCGAGGCCGATGACATCATCGCGTCCTATGCCCGCGCCGCCACATTGCGCGGCTGGGACGTGACGATCGTGTCGTCCGACAAGGATCTGATGCAGCTGGTCGGCAAATGTGCCGAGGGTGGCGGCTGCATCGACATGCTCGATACGATGAAAAACCTGCGAATCGACGTGGCCGAAGTGGTCGAGAAGTTCGGGGTGGAGCCTGAACGGGTCGGGGACGTGCTGGCGCTGATGGGTGATTCGGTCGACAACGTGCCCGGCATCCGTGGCATCGGTCCCAAGACCGCGACCAAGCTGATCCAGGAACACGGCGATCTTGAAGCCGTGCTTGCCGCTGCGCCGACGATGAAGGCCGGCAAGCTGCGCGAAAGCCTGATCGAGCAGGCCGACATGGCGCGGCTTTCGCGCGTACTGGTCCAGCTCAAGGAAGATTGCCCGCTGCCGGTGCCGATCGAGGATTTCAAGCTGGAGGTGATCCCGCGCGACCCGCTGGCCGCGTTCCTGACCGAGCATGGCTTTACCAGCCTGCTGCGGCGGCTGGATGGGGGGCAAGGCAGCCCCGGCCCCAAGACGCAGCTCAATCCTGCAAAGCCCGATAACGTGGCCGCTCCCGCCACGGTGGCCGGTGCGGCCCGCCCCCTTCCCGCATGGCCTGCGGTCGATCGCGAGAGCTACGCCTGCATCCAGTCCATCGGCGAACTCGAACAATGGATCGCCCGCGCGTTCGAAGCGCGCGTCGTGGCGGTCGATACCGAAACCAGCGCGCTGGACGCGATGCGCGCCGATCTTGTCGGGGTCAGCCTTGCGCTTGGTCCCAATCAGGCCTGCTACATACCGCTCGGTCACGGCGGGACCGACATGTTCGCCGAAAAGCCGTTGCAAGTGGACAAGGCGGCGGCGCTCGCGCTGCTCAAGCCCTTGCTCGAAAGCGATGCGGTGCTGAAGGTCGGGCAGAACATCAAGTACGACATCAACATCCTTGCCCGGCATGGCATAGCCGTAGCGCCCATCGACGATACGATGGTGATGAGCTTCTGCCTTGATGCCGGACGTGGTGAAGTGGGTGTTGCCGGGCATGGCATGGACGAATTGTCCGAGCGCCACCTTGGCCACGCCACGATGACCTTCAAGGAACTGTGCGGCAGCGGCAAGAAGGCGATCTCCTTTGCCGAAGTGCCGCTGGCCGATGCCACGCGCTACGCCGCGGAGGATGCCGACGTGACATGGCGCCTGCACCGCCTGTTCGCGCCACGCCTTGCCGAAGAGGGCGGCACGCGCGTCTACCAGCGCGTCGATCGCCCGCTGGTGCCGGTGGTGGCCATGATGGAGCGCAACGGCATCAAGGTGGACCGCGAACGGCTGGCCGGCCTTTCCGCCGAATTCGCCACACAGATCGCACGGCTGGAAGGCGTGATCCACGAAGCAGCGGGCATGGCCTTCACCATCGGCAGCCCCAAGCAACTGGGCGAGGTGCTGTTCGACAAGCTGGGCTACAAGGGCGGCAAGAAGGGCAAGACCGGGCAGTATTCAACCGACCAGTCCGTGCTCGAAGGCCTTGCCGGACAGGGCGCCGAAGTGGCCACGCTGGTCCTCGAATGGCGCCAGTTGTCGAAGCTCAAGTCCACCTATACCGATGCGCTGCAAGCCGCGATCAATCCCGATACAGGCCGTGTCCACACCAGCTACAGCCTTGTCGGTGCGCAGACCGGGCGCTTGTCGTCCAATGATCCGAACCTGCAGAACATCCCGATCCGCACCGAGATCGGCCGCCAGATCCGCGATGCCTTCGTGGCGGAACCGGGGAATGTGCTGCTCGCGGCAGACTACAGCCAGATCGAACTGCGCCTTGCAGCCCATATGGCCGATGTGCCCGCGCTGAAGGAGGCCTTTGCGGCGGGCGAAGACATCCATTCGCGCACCGCGATGGAGATGTTCGGCCACGTGGACCGCGACACGCGCGGACGAGCCAAGACGATCAACTTCGCCATCCTCTATGGCATCAGCCGCTGGGGACTTGGCGGGCGGCTGGGCGTGAGCGCGGACGAGGCGCAGGCGATGATCGACCGCTATTTCGAACGCTTTCCCGGCATCCAGCGCTATATCCACGACACGTTGGAAAGCGTACGCGAGCTTGGCTATTCCGAGACGCTGTTCGGCCGCAAGACGTGGTTCCCGCGCATCGGTTCAAAGAACCAGGCCGAGCGCCAGGGCAGCGAACGCGCCGCGATCAACGCGCCGATTCAAGGCACCAGCGCGGATATCATCAAGCGCGCGATGGCGCGCATGATGCCGGCTTTGGACGAGGCAGGGCTGGGGCACGTGAAGATGCTGTTGCAGGTCCACGACGAACTGGTGTTCGAAATGCCTGAAAGCGATGTCGCAGCCGCAAGGCCGGTGATCGAGCGCGTGATGGCTACAGCGGCGGAGCCTTCGGTGAAGCTGACGGTGCCGCTGGGCGTGGAAATCGGCACCGGACTGTCATGGGGCGCGGCGCATTGA
- a CDS encoding GlsB/YeaQ/YmgE family stress response membrane protein, translating into MLNILSIVFTGLVVGVLARFFYPGDVDIGMLKTILLGVGGALVAGLFASWRTSSTFGDGVNRAGCLASVIGAMLLIFIGRSL; encoded by the coding sequence GTGCTGAATATTCTCTCGATCGTGTTCACCGGCCTTGTCGTGGGCGTGCTCGCGCGGTTCTTCTATCCCGGCGATGTCGATATCGGGATGCTCAAGACGATCCTGCTCGGCGTCGGCGGCGCGCTGGTGGCGGGGCTGTTTGCCAGTTGGCGGACCAGCAGCACGTTCGGCGATGGCGTGAATCGCGCAGGCTGCCTTGCATCGGTGATCGGCGCGATGCTGCTGATCTTCATCGGGCGCAGCCTCTAG
- a CDS encoding endonuclease domain-containing protein yields the protein MPTFKPRNTERARTLRREATPTERLLWRYLSRAGPGGGVGAKFSRQMPIGPYFADFLCREWMIVVELDGHSHDLRPDYDAARDRFMADAGYQVLRFTNADVRENVEGVVMAIALAVEAAKARHVRLPPNAHP from the coding sequence ATGCCCACCTTCAAACCCCGCAACACCGAGCGCGCCCGCACGCTCCGGCGCGAGGCCACGCCGACCGAGCGTCTGCTCTGGCGCTATCTGTCACGCGCTGGTCCGGGTGGAGGCGTGGGCGCAAAGTTCAGCCGCCAAATGCCCATCGGTCCCTACTTCGCCGATTTCCTCTGCCGCGAATGGATGATCGTGGTCGAACTGGACGGCCACAGCCACGACCTGCGCCCTGACTACGACGCCGCCCGCGATCGCTTTATGGCCGATGCCGGGTATCAGGTGCTGCGCTTCACCAACGCCGATGTGCGAGAGAATGTGGAAGGCGTGGTGATGGCTATCGCTCTGGCGGTTGAGGCGGCAAAGGCGCGTCATGTTCGGCTACCGCCGAATGCCCATCCCTAA
- a CDS encoding ribonucleotide-diphosphate reductase subunit beta, with protein sequence MSLLEARKTYKPFEYPWAYEFWKRQQQIHWMPEEVPLGEDCRDWAQKISEHERNLLTQIFRFFTQADVEVQNCYHEQYGRVFKPTEVKMMLAAFSNMETVHIAAYSHLLDTIGMPESEYGMFLEYEELKAKHDYLQTFGVDNDEDIARTLAMFGGFTEGLQLFASFAMLMNFPRFNKMKGMGQIVTWSIRDESLHCEGITKLFHAFVAERGCLTKAVKEDIIDCCQKTVRLEDAFIDLAFEQGPVPGMSAKEIKRYIRYIADWRLSQLGLPAVYMIEDHPLPWLAPLLNGVEHANFFETRATEYSKAATKGDWNTVWSSFDKRRNAKSAANEPAPVEVEVDMFGAAGIAAE encoded by the coding sequence ATGTCACTTCTTGAAGCCCGCAAGACTTACAAGCCCTTCGAATATCCCTGGGCCTATGAGTTCTGGAAGCGTCAGCAGCAGATCCACTGGATGCCCGAAGAAGTGCCGCTGGGCGAGGATTGCCGCGATTGGGCACAGAAGATTTCCGAGCATGAGCGCAACCTGCTGACCCAGATCTTCCGCTTCTTCACCCAGGCCGACGTGGAAGTGCAGAACTGCTACCACGAACAATACGGCCGCGTGTTCAAGCCGACCGAGGTCAAGATGATGCTCGCCGCCTTCTCGAACATGGAGACGGTGCACATCGCGGCCTACAGCCACCTGCTTGACACCATCGGCATGCCCGAAAGCGAATACGGCATGTTCCTTGAGTACGAGGAACTGAAGGCCAAGCACGATTATCTGCAAACTTTCGGCGTCGACAATGACGAAGATATCGCCCGTACGCTGGCGATGTTCGGCGGGTTCACCGAAGGGCTGCAACTGTTCGCCAGCTTTGCCATGCTGATGAACTTCCCGCGCTTCAACAAGATGAAGGGCATGGGCCAGATCGTCACCTGGTCTATCCGCGATGAATCGCTGCACTGCGAAGGCATCACCAAGCTGTTTCACGCTTTCGTGGCGGAACGCGGCTGCCTGACCAAGGCGGTGAAGGAAGACATCATCGACTGCTGCCAGAAGACCGTGCGGCTGGAAGACGCGTTCATCGACCTGGCGTTCGAACAAGGCCCGGTTCCGGGGATGAGCGCCAAGGAAATCAAGCGTTACATCCGCTACATCGCCGACTGGCGCCTGAGCCAGCTTGGCCTGCCCGCGGTCTACATGATCGAAGACCACCCCCTCCCCTGGCTCGCCCCGCTGCTGAACGGCGTGGAACACGCCAACTTCTTCGAAACCCGCGCCACCGAATATTCGAAAGCCGCCACCAAGGGCGACTGGAACACCGTGTGGAGCAGCTTCGACAAACGCCGCAACGCCAAGTCTGCGGCGAACGAGCCAGCGCCGGTGGAGGTTGAGGTGGATATGTTCGGGGCTGCGGGGATCGCGGCGGAGTGA